A section of the Rummeliibacillus pycnus genome encodes:
- the minD gene encoding septum site-determining protein MinD — MGEAIVITSGKGGVGKTTTTANLGTALALQNKKVCLIDTDIGLRNLDVILGLENRIIYDLVDTVEGRCKVQQALVKDKRFDDLLFLLPAAQTSDKNAVTPQQMKTLVEELKLDFDYVLIDCPAGIEQGYKNAVAGADRAIVVTTPEISAVRDADRIIGLLEQEEIEPPKLIINRIRPQLMKNGDALDVNEITTHLSIDLLGIIPDDEQVIRSSNKGEPIVMEPSTQAAIAYRNIVRRILGESVPLMSLENEHKGVFAKLKSLFAK; from the coding sequence GTGGGAGAAGCTATTGTAATTACTTCTGGTAAAGGTGGAGTAGGGAAAACAACTACTACCGCTAATTTAGGTACTGCATTGGCTCTTCAAAACAAAAAGGTATGTTTAATCGATACAGATATCGGTTTACGTAACCTTGATGTTATTTTAGGCTTAGAAAATCGTATCATCTACGACTTAGTAGACACGGTTGAAGGGCGTTGTAAAGTCCAGCAGGCGCTAGTAAAAGATAAGAGATTTGATGATCTACTTTTCTTATTACCTGCAGCTCAAACGTCTGATAAGAATGCTGTTACTCCGCAGCAAATGAAGACGTTAGTTGAAGAATTAAAGCTTGATTTTGATTATGTTCTAATCGATTGTCCAGCAGGAATTGAGCAAGGTTATAAAAATGCTGTCGCAGGTGCTGACAGAGCGATCGTTGTAACAACGCCTGAAATTTCCGCAGTACGTGACGCTGACCGCATTATTGGCTTATTAGAACAGGAAGAAATCGAACCACCTAAACTAATTATCAATCGTATTCGTCCTCAATTAATGAAAAATGGCGATGCTTTAGATGTAAATGAAATTACAACCCATCTATCGATTGATTTATTAGGGATTATTCCAGATGATGAACAAGTAATCCGTTCTTCTAACAAAGGGGAACCGATTGTGATGGAGCCTTCTACACAAGCAGCTATTGCGTATCGTAATATTGTACGTCGTATATTAGGTGAGTCTGTACCACTTATGTCATTAGAAAATGAACATAAAGGTGTTTTTGCAAAACTTAAATCTTTATTTGCTAAATAA
- the rpmA gene encoding 50S ribosomal protein L27: MLLVSLDLQFFSSKKGVGSTKNGRDSEAKRLGAKRADGQFATAGSILYRQRGTKIYPGENVGRGGDDTLFAKVDGVVKFERFGRDKRKVSVYPVAQEA; the protein is encoded by the coding sequence ATGTTACTAGTATCTTTAGATTTACAATTCTTCTCTTCTAAAAAAGGTGTAGGTTCTACTAAGAACGGTCGTGACTCTGAAGCAAAACGTTTAGGCGCTAAACGTGCTGATGGTCAATTCGCTACTGCTGGTTCTATTTTATACCGTCAACGCGGTACTAAAATTTACCCAGGTGAAAACGTAGGTCGCGGTGGTGACGATACTCTATTCGCAAAAGTTGATGGCGTTGTTAAATTTGAACGCTTCGGTCGCGATAAACGTAAAGTCAGCGTGTACCCAGTTGCTCAAGAAGCATAA
- the obgE gene encoding GTPase ObgE, whose protein sequence is MFVDHVKVYVKGGDGGNGMVAFRREKFVPNGGPAGGDGGNGGDVVFVVDEGLRTLMDFRYKRHFKAERGEHGMSKNQHGKKAEPLYVSVPPGTVVTEEETGRVIADLVEHGQKAVIAKGGRGGRGNSRFATPANPAPELSEKGEPGQELNVILELKVLADVGLVGFPSVGKSTLLSVVTSAKPKIGAYHFTTIVPNLGMVRIDDGRSFAMADLPGLIEGASEGVGLGHQFLRHIERTRVIVHVIDMSGMEGRDPYEDYLVINKELEQYNMRLTERPQIIVANKMDMPDAEDNLKVFRDQIGDDAHIFPISAISRQGLKEMLFAVADLLDKTPEFPLHEIEDEETDATVLYKHEAKGEDFVITRDDDGAYVLSGYTIERLFKMTDFSREESVRRFSRQLRGMGVDEALRERGAQNGDTVRLLEFEFDFIE, encoded by the coding sequence ATGTTTGTCGACCACGTAAAAGTTTATGTTAAAGGTGGAGATGGCGGCAATGGTATGGTAGCCTTCCGTCGTGAAAAATTTGTACCAAATGGTGGCCCAGCTGGTGGTGACGGTGGCAATGGTGGTGATGTCGTATTTGTTGTAGACGAAGGTCTACGTACACTTATGGATTTCCGATACAAACGTCACTTTAAAGCAGAACGCGGTGAACATGGTATGAGCAAAAACCAACACGGTAAAAAAGCAGAACCTTTATATGTTTCTGTTCCGCCTGGTACCGTTGTTACTGAGGAAGAAACAGGCCGTGTTATTGCAGATTTAGTTGAACATGGTCAAAAAGCAGTAATCGCAAAAGGTGGTCGTGGTGGCCGTGGTAATTCACGATTTGCAACACCTGCAAATCCTGCGCCAGAACTTTCAGAAAAGGGAGAGCCAGGACAAGAACTTAATGTTATATTAGAATTAAAAGTACTAGCAGATGTAGGTCTTGTTGGATTCCCAAGCGTCGGAAAATCCACATTACTATCTGTTGTTACTTCAGCAAAACCTAAGATTGGTGCATATCATTTTACAACAATCGTACCAAATTTAGGAATGGTTCGTATTGATGATGGCCGAAGCTTTGCGATGGCTGATCTTCCAGGGCTTATTGAAGGTGCATCTGAAGGTGTTGGTCTTGGGCATCAGTTCCTTCGTCATATTGAACGAACACGTGTAATTGTTCATGTAATTGATATGTCTGGTATGGAAGGACGCGACCCGTACGAAGATTATTTAGTAATCAACAAAGAATTAGAACAATATAATATGCGGTTAACAGAACGTCCACAAATCATTGTAGCAAATAAAATGGACATGCCTGACGCTGAAGACAATTTAAAAGTTTTTAGAGATCAAATTGGTGATGATGCTCACATTTTCCCAATTTCAGCAATTTCTCGTCAAGGTTTAAAAGAAATGTTATTTGCAGTTGCAGACTTATTAGACAAAACACCTGAATTCCCACTTCATGAAATCGAAGATGAAGAAACAGATGCAACTGTTCTATATAAACATGAAGCAAAAGGTGAAGATTTTGTTATTACTCGTGATGATGATGGTGCCTATGTATTATCAGGCTATACGATCGAACGTCTATTTAAAATGACAGACTTTAGCCGTGAAGAATCAGTACGTCGTTTCTCACGTCAATTACGTGGCATGGGTGTCGATGAAGCATTACGTGAACGAGGAGCTCAAAATGGAGATACCGTTCGTTTATTAGAATTTGAGTTTGATTTTATAGAGTAG
- the ruvA gene encoding Holliday junction branch migration protein RuvA, with protein MYDYIIGTVTRVTPEYIVVEQQGIGWQLYTPNPFAFQVKKEQVKVFTHLHVREDAQLLFAFKSLEQRELFRKLIQVSGIGPKGALAILASGNPTQVISAIEQEDEKFLVKFPGVGKKTARQMILDLKGKLDSLLENVELPSAEDELPLFGVNPNKHELEEALLALAALGYSERELTKVRPQLDEDDRLKTTEDYMKQALKLLLKQQ; from the coding sequence ATGTACGACTACATAATAGGAACTGTTACTCGTGTAACACCGGAATATATTGTGGTAGAGCAACAGGGAATAGGATGGCAATTATATACGCCAAATCCATTTGCCTTTCAAGTGAAAAAGGAGCAAGTAAAAGTCTTTACACATTTACATGTACGAGAAGATGCGCAGCTCTTATTTGCCTTTAAGTCATTAGAGCAAAGAGAATTATTTCGTAAACTGATTCAAGTATCAGGCATTGGACCAAAGGGAGCCTTAGCTATATTAGCAAGTGGTAATCCAACTCAAGTAATCTCTGCAATTGAGCAAGAAGATGAAAAATTCTTAGTGAAATTCCCTGGTGTTGGCAAAAAAACAGCACGCCAAATGATTTTAGATTTAAAAGGGAAGTTAGATAGCTTACTTGAAAATGTTGAATTACCAAGTGCAGAAGATGAATTACCGTTATTTGGAGTAAATCCGAACAAGCATGAGCTAGAAGAAGCACTCTTGGCATTAGCAGCATTAGGATATTCTGAGCGTGAATTGACGAAAGTACGTCCTCAATTAGATGAGGATGATCGTTTAAAAACAACAGAGGATTATATGAAGCAAGCATTAAAACTGCTGTTAAAACAACAATAG
- a CDS encoding peptidoglycan DD-metalloendopeptidase family protein, with translation MKKWKLTMVIAVLLFTVIVLEKRQIIKSDVTDYVLSNDDLFVLSKWTKQVFHEEEKVAVMAPVANSHIGDYNTMQAFSNGVLLSYDEPLTIYAKHDGFVIFTGHTKSLGKTMTITYDTGERVTYGLLKSLDYLPYTSIREGEPLASMKSGTFYLQVEQRGAILDPGSLKDWLK, from the coding sequence ATGAAAAAATGGAAGTTAACGATGGTAATTGCCGTGCTATTATTTACCGTAATTGTTTTAGAAAAAAGGCAAATAATAAAAAGTGATGTGACAGACTATGTGCTATCAAATGATGATTTATTTGTTCTCTCGAAATGGACAAAGCAAGTATTTCATGAGGAAGAGAAAGTAGCGGTTATGGCACCTGTTGCAAACTCTCATATCGGGGATTATAATACCATGCAAGCTTTTTCGAACGGTGTATTATTATCATACGATGAACCATTGACGATTTATGCGAAGCATGATGGTTTCGTAATTTTTACAGGACATACAAAATCACTAGGGAAAACAATGACGATTACATATGATACAGGAGAACGTGTAACATATGGTTTACTAAAATCATTAGACTATTTACCATATACATCTATTAGGGAGGGAGAACCTTTAGCTTCCATGAAGTCAGGTACATTCTATTTACAAGTAGAGCAAAGAGGTGCCATTTTAGATCCTGGCTCATTAAAGGATTGGCTTAAGTAA
- a CDS encoding phosphotransferase produces MNNFDFKRKIKSNVWHCQSGKEEFVVKKYDNPLVAKKVKAIHEKLADMQFPHTLSKIVLEDQNVLIQPWIKDARAFNYQTRFDRTNSLALLHQLHQTGKKVDWSKDEYFLPPYDLRLKWQDRLQKFILHYTQVSVYLGAENCNQLILYAQEALKGFKQIEPLQSPKTILHGDVVHHNFLKDSKGKNFIIDFDLAAYGHPEEELIMWIHRVLPHVNYNLNTLLNEQPLLKQIPATYLQTLRFPNELLREWMYVKTVMTEKQQAFVEELIRFTEVALSSWSKLWYDCGR; encoded by the coding sequence GTGAACAATTTCGACTTTAAAAGAAAGATTAAATCGAATGTCTGGCATTGTCAGTCAGGAAAAGAGGAATTTGTAGTAAAAAAATATGACAATCCATTAGTTGCTAAAAAGGTGAAAGCAATACATGAAAAGCTTGCTGACATGCAATTCCCACATACGTTATCAAAAATTGTGTTAGAAGATCAAAACGTACTTATACAACCGTGGATAAAGGATGCTAGGGCGTTTAATTATCAAACAAGATTTGATCGCACAAACTCCCTAGCTCTTTTACATCAGCTACATCAGACGGGAAAAAAAGTAGACTGGTCGAAAGATGAGTATTTTTTACCCCCTTATGATTTAAGACTAAAATGGCAAGACAGATTGCAAAAATTCATCTTGCATTATACACAAGTATCAGTATATCTTGGTGCAGAAAACTGTAATCAACTTATATTATATGCTCAAGAAGCGCTAAAAGGTTTTAAACAAATAGAGCCCTTACAGAGTCCGAAAACGATACTTCATGGAGATGTAGTACATCATAATTTTTTGAAGGATTCTAAAGGAAAGAATTTTATAATAGACTTTGATCTTGCTGCATATGGACATCCGGAGGAAGAGCTTATCATGTGGATACATCGCGTATTACCACATGTGAACTATAACCTAAATACATTACTCAATGAACAGCCTTTACTAAAACAAATACCAGCAACATATTTACAAACATTGCGTTTTCCAAACGAATTATTGAGAGAATGGATGTACGTAAAAACAGTTATGACTGAAAAACAGCAAGCGTTTGTGGAGGAATTAATACGCTTTACGGAAGTGGCACTCTCTTCTTGGTCAAAATTATGGTATGATTGTGGCAGGTGA
- a CDS encoding transcription repressor NadR, with protein MKKLLGEERRTFLLDLLKTEGKAITGTEFAKRTNVSRQVIVNDIALLKARNEPIVATSQGYLYFNQQSTVQIYERQIAAYHTANQTEDELNTLVDAGITVKNVTVEHPVYGEITANIMVKNRYDVQQFMKKLQETNASPLMALTDGAHLHTISAPTEAQLDLAEKLLKEKGYLLSNN; from the coding sequence ATGAAAAAATTACTGGGTGAAGAGCGAAGAACATTTTTATTAGATTTATTAAAAACAGAAGGAAAAGCAATTACAGGTACTGAATTCGCAAAAAGAACGAATGTATCAAGACAAGTAATTGTTAATGATATTGCCCTATTAAAAGCACGCAACGAGCCAATAGTGGCAACGAGTCAAGGCTATTTATATTTTAACCAACAATCTACCGTCCAAATTTACGAACGACAAATTGCAGCCTACCATACGGCTAATCAAACGGAAGATGAATTAAATACATTAGTGGATGCAGGAATTACAGTAAAAAATGTCACCGTTGAACATCCTGTCTATGGTGAAATCACCGCCAATATCATGGTTAAGAATCGATATGACGTTCAACAATTTATGAAGAAACTTCAAGAAACAAATGCAAGTCCACTAATGGCTTTAACTGACGGTGCACATCTACACACCATTTCCGCTCCGACTGAAGCTCAGCTTGATTTGGCTGAAAAGCTATTAAAAGAAAAAGGATATCTCCTTTCCAATAATTAG
- a CDS encoding ACT domain-containing protein has protein sequence MKNVADQRYYLVREDVLTDAMQKTLEAKHLLQTGAVTSIWDAVKQVDLSRSAFYKYRDAVFPFHSIVQERILTVFLQLEDRKGTLARLLSTVTDTHCNVLTIHQTIPIQGRANVTLSLDVTAMDVELDELIQNLKKLDFVESAEVISSGAL, from the coding sequence ATGAAAAATGTTGCAGATCAACGCTATTATTTAGTACGCGAAGATGTCTTAACAGATGCCATGCAAAAAACCTTAGAAGCAAAGCACTTGTTGCAAACAGGTGCTGTAACTTCTATTTGGGATGCTGTTAAGCAGGTCGATTTATCAAGAAGTGCGTTTTATAAGTATCGAGATGCTGTTTTCCCCTTTCACTCTATTGTACAAGAACGTATTTTAACAGTTTTTCTACAGCTAGAGGACCGCAAAGGAACACTAGCTCGACTTCTATCCACAGTTACAGATACACATTGTAATGTCTTGACCATCCATCAAACAATTCCGATTCAAGGTCGTGCAAATGTTACATTATCATTAGATGTTACAGCTATGGATGTGGAGTTAGACGAGTTAATCCAAAATCTCAAGAAATTAGACTTCGTAGAATCAGCAGAGGTAATTAGTTCAGGCGCATTATAA
- the rplU gene encoding 50S ribosomal protein L21, with protein MYAIIETGGKQIKVEAGQEIYVEKINAEAGEVVTFDKVLFVGGETVKVGAPVVEGATVTAKVEKQGRAKKVTVFKLKAKKNYRRKQGHRQPYTKLVVEAINA; from the coding sequence ATGTACGCAATTATCGAAACTGGTGGTAAACAAATCAAAGTAGAAGCTGGCCAAGAAATCTACGTTGAAAAAATCAACGCAGAAGCTGGTGAAGTAGTTACTTTTGACAAAGTTCTTTTTGTTGGTGGAGAAACAGTTAAAGTTGGTGCTCCTGTAGTTGAAGGCGCAACAGTTACAGCTAAAGTTGAAAAACAAGGCCGTGCTAAAAAAGTTACTGTTTTCAAATTGAAAGCTAAAAAGAACTACCGTCGTAAACAAGGTCACCGTCAACCATACACTAAATTAGTTGTTGAAGCTATCAACGCTTAA
- the pheA gene encoding prephenate dehydratase, producing the protein MASNEWGNRVAYLGPEGTFTHLAAQELFKDESTIPYKTIPECIEAVAEGQVDLAIVPLENALEGSVPLTIDYLFHEVNLYVVGEVLSPIEQHLMVHKKQVANWDHIQGVYSHPHALAQCHKYLYYHFRGIPLHQTTSTAAAAQFVYQHPEECIAAIGNSAAAKTYDLEIVQSKIHDFHFNHTRFFVLSRSNQRIELAEREEQIKTTLMIKLPNDRSGALHQILSVFAWRQINLSKIESRPLKTGLGDYFFILDLLEDENTPMMKGAMEELAALGCSVKSLGSYFTYKQHSTKD; encoded by the coding sequence TTGGCATCCAATGAATGGGGAAATCGAGTGGCTTATTTAGGCCCAGAAGGTACATTTACACATTTAGCAGCACAAGAATTATTTAAAGATGAATCGACGATTCCTTATAAAACAATTCCAGAATGTATTGAGGCTGTGGCTGAAGGTCAAGTAGATTTAGCCATTGTTCCATTAGAAAACGCTTTAGAGGGCAGTGTTCCACTAACTATTGACTATTTATTTCATGAGGTCAATTTATATGTTGTAGGAGAAGTACTATCACCAATTGAGCAACATTTGATGGTACATAAAAAACAAGTAGCGAATTGGGATCATATCCAAGGGGTATATTCCCATCCGCACGCTTTAGCACAATGTCACAAATATTTATATTACCATTTTAGAGGCATTCCTTTACATCAAACAACATCAACTGCAGCAGCTGCACAGTTTGTTTATCAACACCCAGAGGAGTGTATAGCGGCTATTGGTAATTCGGCAGCAGCTAAAACCTATGACTTAGAGATTGTTCAATCTAAAATTCACGATTTCCATTTTAATCATACGCGTTTCTTCGTACTTTCTAGAAGTAACCAACGTATTGAACTTGCAGAACGTGAAGAACAGATCAAAACAACACTTATGATAAAATTGCCTAATGATCGTTCAGGTGCATTACATCAGATTTTATCTGTTTTCGCTTGGCGTCAAATAAATTTGAGTAAAATCGAATCTAGACCTTTAAAGACAGGGTTAGGAGATTATTTCTTTATATTGGATTTGTTAGAAGATGAAAATACACCCATGATGAAAGGTGCAATGGAAGAACTTGCTGCGTTAGGTTGTTCTGTAAAATCATTGGGAAGTTATTTTACATACAAGCAACATTCCACAAAAGATTAA
- a CDS encoding M50 family metallopeptidase yields MGKLKLHPTLLPLIVWLILTGQFSNYALLFISLCWHELGHLFVAYVLGVKVKSCTIMPYGGEIVYATKWQITKSQQFKIAIAGPLATLLLFSAAFFFPENLNGPLQTIQKILLLINLLPIWPLDGGRILELVWSEKKSLLASRTSFLIVSMSCCLACLILSIWYLPRSIYFIIILLLLLIQNIKAFRYRKYEQAFENVVLNRLTS; encoded by the coding sequence ATGGGAAAGCTAAAGCTGCATCCAACACTCTTACCGCTAATCGTATGGCTCATTTTGACTGGGCAGTTTTCTAATTATGCGTTACTGTTTATTTCTTTATGTTGGCATGAATTAGGACACTTATTTGTAGCTTATGTACTTGGTGTAAAAGTGAAATCATGCACTATTATGCCTTATGGTGGAGAAATCGTATATGCTACAAAATGGCAGATTACCAAAAGTCAGCAATTTAAAATTGCCATTGCAGGGCCATTAGCTACATTACTATTATTCAGTGCAGCATTTTTTTTTCCTGAAAATTTGAATGGGCCACTCCAAACGATTCAGAAAATATTACTTTTGATCAATTTACTACCTATCTGGCCATTAGATGGAGGGAGAATTTTAGAATTAGTGTGGAGTGAAAAAAAATCATTACTAGCCTCCAGAACTTCTTTTTTAATAGTATCTATGTCATGTTGTCTAGCGTGTTTGATATTATCAATATGGTATCTCCCACGTTCAATCTATTTTATCATCATTCTTTTATTGCTTCTTATCCAAAATATCAAGGCTTTTAGATATCGAAAATACGAACAAGCTTTTGAAAACGTAGTATTAAATAGGTTGACGTCATAG
- a CDS encoding Spo0B domain-containing protein, protein MTNEKTLTVNEVLRFANHDFLNQLQLIKINLDLGRAEAAKESVEQIAEQCKTFFNINKLGLPKTIEWIHTLGWRCPNFNVTIQCMIEHEVDERLDEVIYNYLDQSVSHIYPSLDPFAEQQLSLQIYATEKQFEISFNANGHWNEKEVFNQTIEHPLVAIEDEQYSEQEWHYVIVSKKEGI, encoded by the coding sequence ATGACGAACGAAAAAACACTCACCGTAAATGAAGTGCTACGTTTTGCAAACCATGACTTTTTGAATCAACTTCAACTAATTAAAATCAATCTTGATCTAGGTAGAGCAGAAGCAGCGAAAGAATCTGTTGAACAGATTGCTGAACAATGTAAAACCTTTTTCAATATCAATAAATTAGGTTTACCTAAAACAATTGAATGGATCCACACATTGGGGTGGCGTTGTCCGAACTTCAATGTTACGATACAATGTATGATTGAACATGAAGTAGATGAGAGATTGGATGAAGTGATTTATAATTATTTAGATCAATCAGTTTCACATATCTATCCATCACTAGATCCGTTTGCTGAGCAGCAACTATCTTTGCAAATCTATGCAACAGAGAAGCAATTTGAGATTTCGTTTAATGCAAATGGCCATTGGAACGAAAAAGAAGTTTTCAATCAAACAATTGAACATCCGTTAGTAGCGATTGAAGATGAGCAATATTCAGAACAAGAATGGCACTACGTCATTGTAAGCAAGAAGGAGGGTATTTAA
- a CDS encoding LysM peptidoglycan-binding domain-containing protein produces the protein MRVHTVKKGETLWKIARQYGISFEDMKRLNAHLANPDYIVPGMELFLPDEPKKEIPKNTQKEHPTAHPKEQPVHQVHPKEQPVHHVRPQEQPKKVPKEQPKVMPKEQPIAHPKEQPKVLPKEKPIAQPKEMPKVQPPPVQQPIQIIEQPIIQQPVQIIEQPIPIPIVEPKPIPHVHPFEENRPVRARIEMIEQHEEEFVIQPEKEYQQPTCEPCVQQAPMQVPMPVPVQMPYPQFVAPQHHCGCGGHQMVSPWAGHMTPQHHCGCGGHQMVSPWAGHMTPQHHCGCGGHQMVSPWAGHMTPQHHCGCGGHQMVSPWAGQMAPQHHCGCGGHQMVSPWAGQMAPMHESWMGQMQGPMMESMTPPHWQMPESTRECESSSSYKHHHMQDDVEPWHHMPAMQNPQVFDSQWNFGPQMPYHPMMHQQMMWPGHCGSEFPPAHHWPQPQPYFMPNFPQAGYESC, from the coding sequence GTGCGCGTTCATACTGTCAAAAAGGGCGAAACACTCTGGAAAATTGCAAGGCAATACGGAATTTCATTCGAGGATATGAAAAGATTAAACGCCCATTTAGCAAATCCAGATTACATTGTTCCAGGGATGGAATTATTTTTGCCTGATGAACCAAAAAAAGAAATACCAAAGAATACACAGAAAGAGCATCCAACAGCACATCCAAAAGAACAGCCAGTTCATCAAGTACATCCTAAGGAACAACCAGTACATCATGTTAGACCACAAGAGCAACCGAAGAAGGTGCCAAAAGAGCAGCCAAAAGTGATGCCTAAGGAGCAACCAATTGCACATCCAAAAGAACAACCAAAGGTGTTACCAAAGGAGAAACCAATCGCTCAACCAAAGGAAATGCCAAAGGTTCAACCACCGCCTGTTCAGCAACCTATACAAATAATAGAACAGCCAATCATACAGCAACCAGTGCAAATAATAGAACAGCCAATACCTATACCAATTGTGGAACCAAAACCAATCCCACATGTACATCCATTTGAGGAAAACCGCCCCGTCAGAGCGAGGATTGAAATGATCGAACAACACGAGGAGGAATTCGTTATTCAACCGGAAAAAGAATATCAACAACCTACTTGCGAACCATGTGTACAACAAGCACCGATGCAAGTCCCAATGCCAGTACCAGTACAGATGCCATATCCTCAATTTGTAGCACCACAACACCATTGTGGGTGTGGAGGACATCAAATGGTATCACCATGGGCAGGTCATATGACACCACAACACCATTGTGGGTGTGGAGGACATCAAATGGTATCGCCATGGGCAGGTCATATGACACCACAACACCATTGTGGGTGTGGAGGACATCAAATGGTATCACCATGGGCAGGTCATATGACACCACAACACCATTGTGGGTGCGGAGGACATCAAATGGTATCGCCATGGGCTGGTCAAATGGCACCACAACACCATTGTGGGTGTGGAGGACATCAAATGGTATCACCATGGGCTGGTCAAATGGCACCTATGCATGAATCTTGGATGGGGCAAATGCAGGGGCCAATGATGGAATCTATGACTCCACCGCATTGGCAAATGCCAGAATCTACAAGAGAATGTGAATCATCATCATCATACAAACATCATCATATGCAAGATGATGTAGAACCTTGGCATCACATGCCAGCAATGCAAAATCCACAGGTTTTTGATTCACAATGGAATTTTGGACCACAAATGCCATATCACCCAATGATGCATCAGCAAATGATGTGGCCTGGACATTGTGGTTCAGAATTCCCACCGGCACACCATTGGCCACAACCACAACCATACTTTATGCCAAACTTCCCACAAGCAGGATATGAGTCTTGTTAG
- a CDS encoding ribosomal-processing cysteine protease Prp produces MITVEIQSDENRKSYGFEISGHAYSGEPGHDLVCAGASAIAFGTVNAIGQILQLQPGIEQGENGGFLSCVIDQADLDAETDAKLQIILQTMVTQYYTMVASYGDFIELKYKMI; encoded by the coding sequence ATGATTACTGTTGAAATCCAAAGCGACGAAAATCGTAAATCTTATGGATTTGAAATTTCAGGTCATGCCTATTCAGGAGAACCTGGTCATGATTTAGTTTGTGCAGGCGCATCTGCCATTGCCTTTGGCACGGTGAATGCGATTGGACAAATCCTACAATTACAACCAGGCATCGAGCAAGGCGAAAACGGAGGATTTTTATCCTGTGTAATCGATCAAGCCGATCTTGACGCTGAAACCGATGCGAAACTGCAAATTATTCTTCAAACAATGGTAACCCAGTATTATACGATGGTTGCTAGTTATGGAGATTTTATCGAATTAAAATATAAAATGATCTAG